One window of Sinorhizobium numidicum genomic DNA carries:
- a CDS encoding PLP-dependent transferase encodes MNDGFDPFDAASLIVAHDEGNAFDAVVPPIVQTSLFTFKDYDEMIASYRGERVRPIYTRGLNPTVRMFEEMLAKLEGADDAIGFASGMSAISSTVLSFVEPGDRIVAVNHVYPDAFRLFGTHLKRMRVEVTYVDGRDQEAVAKALPGAKLFYMESPTSWVMDTHDVAALAALAKAQDIVTVIDNSWASPVFQQPISLGVDLIIHSASKYLGGHSDVVAGVVAGSRELIGRIRSEAYPYLGGKLSPFDAWLLIRGLRTLPVRMKAHERSALAVAKHLLDHPLVEAVCHPGLGNHLPPGLSGTSGLFSFIFREGVDIRRFADHLRLFKLGVSWGGHESLVVPGEVVLAQKAQPNSAAAFGISPRSVRLHVGLEGTEALWSDLEAAIAASVG; translated from the coding sequence ATGAATGACGGCTTCGATCCGTTCGATGCAGCCTCGCTGATCGTCGCGCATGACGAAGGGAACGCTTTCGACGCTGTCGTGCCGCCGATCGTCCAGACCTCGCTCTTCACTTTCAAGGACTATGACGAGATGATCGCCTCCTATCGGGGCGAGCGCGTGCGGCCGATCTATACCCGCGGCCTCAACCCGACGGTGCGGATGTTCGAAGAGATGCTGGCGAAACTCGAGGGCGCCGACGATGCCATCGGCTTTGCCAGCGGCATGTCAGCGATCTCCTCTACCGTTCTTTCCTTCGTCGAGCCGGGCGACCGCATCGTCGCCGTGAACCATGTCTATCCTGATGCCTTCCGCCTGTTCGGAACGCATCTGAAACGCATGCGGGTCGAAGTCACCTATGTCGACGGCCGCGACCAGGAGGCAGTGGCAAAGGCGCTTCCCGGTGCCAAGCTCTTCTACATGGAAAGTCCGACGAGTTGGGTGATGGACACGCATGATGTCGCGGCCCTCGCCGCGCTTGCCAAGGCGCAGGACATCGTCACCGTCATCGACAACAGTTGGGCGAGCCCGGTTTTCCAACAGCCGATCTCGCTCGGCGTCGATCTCATCATCCATTCGGCTTCGAAATATCTCGGCGGCCACAGCGATGTCGTTGCCGGCGTCGTCGCCGGCTCAAGGGAACTGATTGGCCGCATACGCTCCGAGGCCTATCCCTATCTTGGCGGCAAGCTCTCACCCTTCGATGCCTGGCTGTTGATCCGAGGCCTGCGCACCCTGCCCGTCCGGATGAAGGCGCATGAGCGCTCGGCGCTCGCCGTCGCGAAGCACCTACTGGATCATCCGCTGGTCGAAGCAGTCTGCCACCCCGGCCTCGGCAATCATCTGCCGCCGGGGCTCTCAGGCACGTCCGGCCTCTTCTCTTTCATCTTCCGCGAAGGCGTCGACATCCGCCGCTTCGCCGATCACCTGCGACTCTTCAAGCTCGGCGTGTCCTGGGGCGGCCACGAAAGCCTCGTCGTGCCGGGTGAAGTCGTCTTGGCACAGAAAGCCCAGCCCAATTCCGCGGCGGCCTTCGGCATCTCGCCGCGGTCGGTACGGCTCCATGTCGGCCTGGAGGGAACGGAGGCCCTCTGGAGCGATCTCGAAGCGGCGATAGCCGCTTCGGTAGGCTGA
- a CDS encoding ABC transporter substrate-binding protein — MRKLITATLLATLMAGSALADTRLKLVEVITSPERTETLKSIVAKFEAANPGTTVEVISLPWGEAFQKFATMVSAGEIPDVMEMPDTWLSLYANNGMLESLEPYLSKWEHTSGLTERALELGRDVNDTAYMLPYGFYLRAMFYNKKLLAEAGVAEPPKTMDDFVKASEAVSKLPGKAGYCLRGGPGGLNGWVMFGATMAGDNKFFNEDGTSTMNSEGWIKGLTWVIDLYKKGLAPKDSVNWGFNEIVAGFYSGTCAFLDQDPDALIAIAQRMKSEDFGVTAMPKGPSGKTFPTIGYAGWSMLSASQNKDLSWKLIETLEGPEGNIEWNKRTGALPVHKSAEKDPFYSSPQFKGWFDELADKDVIPTVMPTYLEEFAFFKDSLAIKTSQEALLGDITPEELANQWADYLTKAQQKYLANKK, encoded by the coding sequence ATGAGGAAACTGATCACAGCCACCCTGCTTGCCACACTGATGGCCGGCAGCGCGCTTGCCGACACCAGGCTGAAGCTCGTCGAGGTCATCACCAGCCCGGAGCGCACCGAAACGCTGAAGTCGATCGTCGCCAAATTCGAGGCGGCAAATCCCGGAACGACCGTCGAAGTCATATCGTTGCCCTGGGGCGAAGCCTTCCAGAAATTCGCCACCATGGTCTCAGCCGGGGAAATCCCGGACGTGATGGAAATGCCGGATACATGGCTCTCACTCTATGCCAACAACGGCATGCTCGAGAGTCTTGAGCCCTACCTCTCCAAGTGGGAGCACACGTCCGGCCTGACCGAACGCGCGCTCGAGCTCGGCCGCGATGTCAACGACACCGCCTATATGCTGCCCTACGGCTTCTATCTCCGGGCGATGTTCTACAACAAGAAGCTCCTCGCGGAAGCCGGTGTTGCGGAGCCTCCGAAGACGATGGACGATTTCGTCAAGGCGTCCGAAGCCGTTTCCAAACTTCCCGGCAAAGCCGGCTACTGCCTGCGCGGCGGCCCGGGCGGCCTGAACGGCTGGGTGATGTTCGGCGCCACGATGGCCGGAGACAACAAGTTCTTCAACGAGGACGGCACCTCGACGATGAACAGCGAGGGCTGGATCAAGGGCCTGACCTGGGTGATCGACCTCTATAAGAAGGGCCTCGCGCCGAAGGACAGCGTCAACTGGGGCTTCAACGAAATCGTTGCCGGCTTCTACAGCGGTACCTGCGCCTTCCTCGATCAGGATCCGGATGCGCTGATCGCGATTGCTCAGCGCATGAAGTCGGAAGACTTCGGCGTCACTGCCATGCCGAAGGGGCCGAGCGGCAAGACGTTTCCCACCATCGGCTACGCCGGCTGGTCGATGCTTTCCGCAAGCCAGAACAAGGATCTCTCCTGGAAGCTGATCGAAACTCTCGAGGGTCCGGAGGGCAACATCGAGTGGAACAAGCGCACAGGCGCGCTACCCGTCCACAAGTCGGCCGAGAAGGACCCCTTCTATTCGAGCCCGCAATTCAAGGGCTGGTTCGACGAACTTGCCGATAAGGACGTCATTCCGACGGTCATGCCGACCTACCTCGAAGAATTTGCCTTCTTCAAGGACTCGCTGGCGATCAAGACGAGCCAGGAAGCACTCCTCGGCGACATCACTCCGGAAGAGCTCGCCAACCAATGGGCGGACTACCTGACGAAAGCGCAGCAGAAATACCTGGCGAACAAGAAGTAA
- a CDS encoding carbohydrate ABC transporter permease, producing the protein MAYAARHEGISAIRPPLMKRIADASAPYLYSAPALILIVTVMLVPLVLGVSYAFRDVQLLNPFSGAFIGLDHFWALSQDQAFFRSLRNTLWWTGASVLLQFAFGLILALLLDKPFHGRAVAQALVFLPWAVPSFLAGLNWAWLFNPVVGPLPHWLYALGLMSQPVNILSDPQLAMWGPIIANIWWGIPFFAITLLAALQAIPRDLYEAASIDGAGAFQRFLSITLPFLAPTIAITILLRTVWISNFADLIIVMTNGGPADRTQIVASYIFTQAFKRLDFGYASAIALVLLALLLAYSLLIVILRQWLLSKD; encoded by the coding sequence ATGGCCTATGCCGCACGCCATGAAGGCATATCCGCAATCCGCCCGCCGCTTATGAAGCGCATCGCGGATGCCTCGGCACCCTATCTCTACAGCGCGCCGGCACTGATCCTGATCGTCACCGTGATGCTGGTGCCGCTGGTGCTTGGTGTCTCCTATGCCTTTCGCGATGTCCAGCTCCTGAACCCCTTCTCAGGTGCCTTCATTGGTCTCGATCACTTCTGGGCGCTCTCGCAGGACCAGGCCTTCTTCCGGTCTCTGCGCAACACGCTCTGGTGGACCGGCGCGTCCGTCCTTCTCCAGTTCGCTTTCGGCCTCATCCTGGCTCTCTTGCTCGACAAGCCCTTTCACGGCCGCGCCGTCGCCCAGGCACTCGTTTTCCTGCCCTGGGCAGTGCCGAGTTTCCTCGCCGGCCTCAACTGGGCCTGGCTTTTCAATCCCGTCGTCGGACCGCTGCCGCATTGGCTTTATGCACTCGGGCTGATGAGCCAGCCGGTCAACATCCTTTCTGATCCGCAACTCGCGATGTGGGGACCGATCATTGCCAATATCTGGTGGGGCATTCCCTTCTTCGCGATCACTCTGCTCGCCGCGCTGCAGGCGATCCCGCGCGACCTCTACGAAGCCGCTAGCATCGACGGCGCCGGCGCCTTCCAGCGCTTTCTCTCGATCACGCTTCCCTTTCTCGCGCCGACGATCGCGATCACCATTCTCCTGCGCACGGTCTGGATCTCGAATTTCGCCGATCTCATCATCGTCATGACCAATGGCGGCCCGGCGGATCGGACGCAGATCGTCGCCAGCTACATCTTCACCCAGGCATTCAAGCGGCTCGATTTCGGTTACGCCTCGGCGATCGCGCTGGTGCTCTTGGCGCTGCTCCTCGCCTATTCGCTGCTGATCGTCATCCTGCGGCAGTGGCTGCTGAGCAAGGATTGA
- a CDS encoding carbohydrate ABC transporter permease, with amino-acid sequence MRAKPALLTVAHRLAILVYIAFALLPLFWLLKVAVTPNDLLYSEGIRLWPSRASLEHFNFVLRHSAFPVFFRNSLIVSGSTAVVVTVLASLSGYALSRFRFRGKYWLVTLMLLTQMFPLVMLVAPIFKILSPLGLTNSLTGLVIVYSAFNVPFATFLMQSFFDGIPKDLEEAAMIDGATQFVAFRQIILPLTLPGIAATLGFVFTAAWSELLFSLMLISGNEQATFPVGLLSFVSKFSVDFGQMMAAGVLALIPACLFFLLIQRYLVQGLTAGAVKG; translated from the coding sequence ATGCGCGCCAAACCAGCCCTTCTCACCGTTGCGCATCGTCTGGCGATCCTGGTCTATATCGCCTTCGCGCTCCTTCCCTTATTTTGGCTGCTCAAGGTCGCGGTTACTCCGAACGATCTGCTCTATTCTGAAGGCATTCGCCTGTGGCCATCGCGCGCAAGCCTCGAACATTTCAATTTCGTGCTGAGGCACAGCGCCTTTCCAGTCTTCTTCCGCAACAGCCTGATCGTCTCCGGCTCGACCGCCGTTGTCGTGACCGTCCTCGCTTCGCTCTCCGGCTATGCGCTCTCGCGGTTTCGCTTCCGCGGCAAGTATTGGCTCGTCACGCTGATGCTGCTGACGCAAATGTTCCCGCTGGTGATGCTGGTCGCGCCGATCTTCAAGATCCTGTCGCCGCTTGGGCTCACCAACAGCCTCACCGGGCTCGTCATCGTCTACAGCGCCTTCAACGTGCCCTTCGCTACGTTCCTGATGCAGTCCTTCTTCGACGGCATTCCGAAGGATCTGGAAGAGGCGGCGATGATCGACGGCGCCACGCAGTTTGTCGCCTTTCGCCAGATCATCCTGCCGCTGACGCTGCCCGGCATCGCCGCGACGCTCGGCTTCGTCTTCACCGCCGCCTGGAGCGAACTGCTCTTCTCGCTGATGCTGATCTCAGGCAACGAGCAGGCAACCTTCCCGGTCGGGCTTCTGTCTTTCGTCTCGAAATTCTCGGTCGATTTCGGTCAGATGATGGCCGCCGGTGTGCTGGCGCTGATCCCCGCCTGCCTGTTCTTCCTGCTCATTCAACGCTATCTCGTCCAGGGCCTCACGGCCGGCGCGGTCAAGGGCTGA
- a CDS encoding ABC transporter ATP-binding protein has protein sequence MASIDIANIQKSYGIHPVLHDVDLKIRDGEFVVLVGPSGCGKSTLLRMIAGLESVTAGEIRIAGKRVNELAPKDRDIAMVFQSYALYPHMSVAKNMSYSLRLRKTPREKIAAVVAGAAAKLGLERLLERRPRALSGGQRQRVAMGRAIVRQPKAFLFDEPLSNLDARLREQMRAEIKKLHKDLGATSIYVTHDQIEAMTLADRIVAMNAGLVQQVGSPLDLYDRPANLFVAGFIGSPGMNFFEGTYHADATPRFEITGGIGIPLDTPAPLANNAKATLGIRPEHVVLAGHGPDTLLATVELVEPTGFGIILHLSLGRASFKAFTNDRSYLTASGSIPVRFPAYSLHFFDAEGKRI, from the coding sequence ATGGCTTCCATCGATATCGCCAACATCCAGAAGTCCTATGGCATCCACCCGGTGCTGCACGACGTCGATCTCAAGATCCGCGACGGTGAATTCGTCGTGCTCGTCGGCCCGTCCGGCTGCGGCAAGTCAACGCTCCTGCGCATGATAGCCGGACTGGAAAGCGTGACCGCGGGCGAGATCCGCATCGCCGGCAAGCGCGTCAACGAGCTTGCGCCGAAGGACCGCGACATCGCCATGGTATTCCAGTCCTATGCGCTTTATCCGCACATGTCGGTCGCAAAGAATATGAGCTACAGCCTCCGGCTTCGTAAGACGCCCAGAGAGAAGATTGCCGCCGTTGTCGCCGGCGCCGCGGCCAAGCTCGGGCTCGAGCGTCTCTTGGAACGCCGGCCCAGGGCGCTTTCGGGCGGTCAGCGGCAGCGCGTCGCCATGGGACGCGCCATCGTCCGTCAGCCAAAAGCCTTTCTCTTCGACGAGCCGCTGTCCAACCTCGATGCCCGCCTGCGCGAGCAGATGCGCGCCGAGATCAAGAAGCTGCACAAGGATCTCGGCGCCACCTCGATCTACGTGACACACGACCAGATCGAGGCGATGACCCTCGCAGACCGCATCGTCGCGATGAATGCCGGCCTTGTACAGCAGGTCGGAAGCCCGCTCGACCTCTACGATCGACCTGCCAATCTCTTCGTCGCCGGCTTCATTGGTTCGCCAGGCATGAACTTCTTCGAAGGCACCTATCATGCCGACGCCACGCCTCGCTTCGAGATAACGGGCGGGATCGGCATTCCACTCGACACGCCTGCACCGCTTGCGAACAATGCCAAGGCAACGCTTGGCATTCGTCCGGAACATGTCGTGCTCGCCGGCCACGGGCCGGATACGCTTCTCGCGACCGTCGAACTTGTCGAACCCACCGGCTTCGGCATCATTCTGCACCTATCGCTGGGGCGAGCGAGCTTCAAGGCCTTTACGAACGACCGCTCCTATCTGACGGCCTCCGGTTCGATACCGGTTCGCTTTCCGGCATACTCGCTGCATTTCTTCGACGCCGAGGGCAAACGCATCTGA
- a CDS encoding c-type cytochrome, translated as MQNSVVAFSFSALLLCPVAALAQEGDAEAGAVVFKKCATCHVVEEDTNKVGPSLKGVLGRTAGTHPDFRYSPAMVKAGEEGLVWDEAALRDYLQNPRAKVKGTKMVFPGLKKEDEITNLIAYLKQYPK; from the coding sequence ATGCAAAATTCTGTTGTTGCCTTCTCTTTTTCGGCACTCTTACTCTGTCCCGTTGCCGCCCTCGCCCAGGAGGGCGATGCCGAAGCCGGTGCGGTGGTGTTCAAGAAATGCGCGACCTGCCACGTGGTCGAGGAGGATACCAACAAGGTGGGTCCCTCTCTCAAGGGCGTTCTCGGCAGGACCGCCGGAACCCACCCCGATTTCCGTTATTCGCCGGCAATGGTCAAAGCGGGCGAGGAGGGGCTCGTCTGGGATGAGGCGGCGCTTCGCGACTATCTCCAAAATCCGAGGGCTAAGGTGAAGGGAACGAAGATGGTCTTTCCTGGCCTGAAGAAGGAAGACGAGATCACCAACCTGATCGCTTATCTCAAACAATATCCCAAATAG
- a CDS encoding cytochrome c oxidase subunit II encodes MAVVVILVLVAVGSVLFHLLSPWWWTPIASNWNYIDNTIIITFWITGLVFVAVVLFMAYCVFRFRHRPGNQAHYEPENKKLEGWLAMSTTVGVIAMLAPGLFVWNQFVTVPPEATEAEVIGQQWLWSFRLPGADGKLGTSETRDVTPENTLGLNRNDAAALDDLIIEGGELHLPIGKPVKLLLRSVDVLHDFYVPEFRAKMDMVPGMVTYFWLTPTRTGTFEILCAELCGVGHPQMRGTVVVDTEEDYQAWLAEQQTFSQLTASSEGSPAADTAGAIAAQ; translated from the coding sequence ATGGCCGTGGTAGTGATTCTGGTGTTGGTAGCTGTCGGATCAGTGTTGTTCCATTTGTTGAGTCCCTGGTGGTGGACACCAATTGCCTCCAACTGGAATTACATCGACAATACGATCATCATAACCTTTTGGATTACCGGCCTAGTTTTCGTCGCCGTCGTCCTTTTCATGGCCTATTGCGTTTTCCGCTTCCGGCATCGGCCGGGCAATCAGGCCCATTATGAACCCGAAAACAAGAAGCTCGAAGGCTGGCTGGCGATGAGCACGACGGTCGGCGTCATCGCAATGCTGGCGCCTGGCCTATTTGTCTGGAATCAGTTCGTCACCGTTCCACCGGAGGCCACCGAGGCCGAAGTGATCGGCCAGCAATGGTTGTGGAGCTTTAGGCTTCCCGGAGCCGACGGAAAGCTCGGCACGTCCGAGACACGCGATGTTACTCCCGAAAATACGCTGGGTCTCAACCGCAACGACGCGGCCGCCCTCGACGATCTCATCATTGAGGGCGGCGAGCTTCACCTTCCGATCGGCAAGCCGGTGAAGCTGTTGCTGCGCTCAGTCGATGTGCTGCACGATTTCTACGTGCCGGAATTTCGCGCCAAGATGGATATGGTGCCGGGCATGGTGACCTATTTCTGGCTCACACCGACGCGGACCGGAACTTTCGAGATTCTCTGCGCCGAGCTTTGCGGCGTCGGCCACCCGCAAATGCGTGGCACGGTGGTGGTCGACACCGAGGAGGATTATCAGGCCTGGCTCGCCGAGCAGCAGACCTTTTCACAATTGACCGCATCGTCTGAAGGGAGCCCGGCCGCAGATACGGCGGGAGCCATAGCGGCGCAGTAG
- the ctaD gene encoding cytochrome c oxidase subunit I, translated as MVDVRSGIGEALPPPEVEDVELYHPHSWWTRYVFSQDAKVIAIQYSMTAIAIGMVALVLSWLMRLQLGFPGTFELVDAERYYQYITMHGMIMVIYLLTALFLGGFGNYLIPLMVGARDMVFPYANMLSYWIYLVAVLVLVASFFAPGGPTGAGWTLYPPQAVLSGTPGGRDWGIILMLSSLIIFIIGFTMGGLNYVVTVLQGRARGMTLMRLPLTVWGIFTATVMALLAFPALFVACVMMLFDRLLGTSFFMPAIVEMGEQLQYGGGSPILFQHLFWFFGHPEVYIVALPAFGIVSDLISTHARKNIFGYRMMVWAIVVIGGLSFVVWAHHMYVSGMHPYFGFFFATTTLIIAVPTAIKVYNWVLTLWRGDIHLTLPMLFALAFIVTFVNGGLTGLFLGNVVVDIPLSDTMFVVAHFHMVMGVAPILVIFGAIYHWYPKVTGRMLNEALGQLHFWITFLGAYAIFFPMHYLGLIGVPRRYHELGETTFVPESVQSLNAFISVVALIVGAAQIVFLFNLVWSLRHGREAGGNPWRATTLEWQTPETPPPHGNWGKELPVVYRWAYDYSVPGAPEDFIPQNHPPTDRPSHEVAT; from the coding sequence ATGGTCGACGTCCGGTCCGGTATTGGCGAGGCACTTCCGCCTCCCGAAGTCGAGGATGTTGAGCTATATCATCCGCATAGCTGGTGGACGCGATACGTCTTCAGCCAGGACGCAAAAGTCATCGCCATCCAATATTCGATGACGGCGATCGCCATCGGCATGGTCGCGCTGGTGCTGTCCTGGCTGATGCGCCTGCAGCTCGGTTTTCCCGGCACGTTCGAACTGGTCGATGCCGAACGTTACTATCAGTACATCACCATGCACGGCATGATCATGGTGATCTATCTGCTGACAGCGCTGTTCCTCGGCGGCTTCGGCAACTATCTCATCCCGTTGATGGTCGGCGCGCGCGACATGGTGTTCCCCTACGCCAACATGCTGAGCTACTGGATCTATCTGGTCGCGGTCCTCGTCCTCGTCGCAAGTTTCTTCGCTCCCGGCGGTCCGACCGGCGCCGGCTGGACACTCTATCCGCCGCAGGCGGTCCTCTCCGGCACGCCGGGCGGAAGGGACTGGGGCATCATCCTGATGCTCTCCTCATTGATCATCTTCATCATTGGCTTCACCATGGGCGGCCTCAACTATGTCGTGACGGTGCTCCAGGGCCGCGCGCGGGGCATGACTTTAATGCGCCTGCCGCTGACCGTCTGGGGCATCTTCACGGCAACCGTAATGGCGCTGCTTGCCTTCCCCGCCCTTTTCGTCGCCTGCGTCATGATGCTCTTCGACCGGCTGCTCGGCACGAGCTTCTTCATGCCCGCGATCGTCGAAATGGGTGAGCAGCTTCAATATGGCGGCGGCAGCCCGATCCTGTTCCAGCACCTTTTCTGGTTCTTCGGTCATCCCGAAGTCTACATCGTCGCCCTGCCCGCCTTCGGCATTGTTTCCGATCTCATCAGCACACATGCGCGCAAGAATATCTTCGGCTACCGCATGATGGTCTGGGCGATCGTGGTTATCGGCGGTCTCTCCTTCGTTGTCTGGGCGCACCATATGTATGTCAGTGGCATGCACCCGTATTTCGGCTTCTTCTTCGCCACCACGACACTGATCATCGCCGTGCCGACGGCGATCAAGGTCTATAATTGGGTGTTGACGCTCTGGCGCGGCGACATTCACCTGACTTTGCCGATGCTGTTCGCACTCGCTTTCATCGTTACTTTCGTGAACGGCGGGCTGACCGGCCTCTTCCTGGGCAATGTCGTGGTCGACATTCCGCTTTCCGACACGATGTTCGTCGTCGCGCATTTCCACATGGTCATGGGCGTTGCGCCTATTCTCGTCATCTTCGGTGCGATCTACCATTGGTATCCGAAGGTCACGGGACGCATGCTCAACGAGGCGCTCGGCCAACTGCATTTTTGGATCACCTTCCTCGGCGCCTATGCGATCTTCTTCCCCATGCACTATCTGGGCCTCATCGGTGTTCCCCGCCGTTACCACGAACTCGGCGAGACGACGTTCGTGCCGGAATCGGTCCAAAGCCTCAACGCCTTCATCAGCGTCGTGGCGCTCATCGTCGGCGCCGCCCAGATCGTCTTTCTGTTCAATCTGGTCTGGAGCCTTCGCCATGGGCGCGAGGCCGGCGGCAATCCCTGGCGGGCGACGACACTCGAATGGCAGACCCCGGAGACGCCGCCGCCCCATGGCAATTGGGGCAAGGAACTGCCGGTCGTCTACCGCTGGGCCTATGATTACAGCGTGCCGGGCGCACCTGAGGACTTCATCCCGCAGAACCACCCGCCTACCGACCGGCCGAGCCACGAGGTCGCGACATGA
- a CDS encoding cytochrome c oxidase subunit 3, whose product MNAVLVFLAVIAIIIGWWLAQQRLASKPWLEVGHALDRRNAGEPIPAAKIGLGVFLAVVGSLFTLFISAYFMRAESSDWGALPLPRMLWINTGVLVLSSIALQWAKTETERQRQEAARTSLLVAFATGLAFLVGQVFAWRQLSAAGYLLADNPANSFFYMITGMHGLHIVGGLIALGRVTLRAWDVPIDRGSSLSIGLCATYWHFMLAVWLVLFALFSGWAGDVVDFCRQLLT is encoded by the coding sequence ATGAATGCCGTGCTGGTCTTCCTCGCAGTCATTGCCATCATCATTGGCTGGTGGCTGGCGCAGCAGCGCTTGGCCTCCAAACCTTGGCTGGAAGTCGGCCATGCTCTCGACCGGCGAAACGCTGGCGAGCCCATACCCGCGGCAAAGATCGGCCTCGGCGTTTTCTTAGCCGTCGTCGGCTCGCTGTTTACGCTCTTCATCAGCGCCTATTTCATGCGCGCGGAATCCTCCGATTGGGGAGCACTGCCACTTCCCCGCATGCTTTGGATCAACACCGGCGTGCTGGTTCTAAGCAGTATTGCTTTGCAATGGGCGAAGACCGAAACCGAGCGGCAACGGCAGGAGGCGGCGCGCACCAGTCTGCTCGTCGCCTTCGCAACCGGCCTTGCCTTTCTCGTCGGGCAGGTTTTCGCCTGGCGCCAGCTTTCCGCCGCCGGCTATCTGCTGGCCGATAATCCTGCCAACAGCTTCTTCTATATGATCACCGGCATGCACGGGCTGCATATCGTCGGCGGCCTCATCGCTCTTGGCAGGGTAACGTTACGCGCCTGGGACGTTCCGATCGATCGCGGGAGCAGCCTGTCGATCGGTCTCTGCGCCACTTACTGGCATTTCATGCTGGCCGTCTGGCTGGTTCTTTTCGCGCTCTTCTCCGGCTGGGCGGGCGACGTCGTCGATTTCTGCCGCCAATTGCTGACATAG
- a CDS encoding heme-copper oxidase subunit III family protein → MSAPLKPSDVETLPRPAGLTGLAADWASDQRAFKNVSWGKAMMWIFLLSDTFIFGCFLVAYMSARMSTAVPWPNPSEVFALEIGGVHVPLILIAIMTFVLISSSGTMAMAVNFGYRRDRRKTAALMLLTALFGATFVGMQAFEWSKLIAEGVRPWGNPWGAPQFGSTFFMITGFHGTHVSIGVIFLLIIARKVWRGDFDTERRGFFTSRKGHYEIVEITGLYWHFVDLVWVFIFAFFYLW, encoded by the coding sequence ATGTCCGCACCTTTGAAGCCTTCCGATGTCGAAACTCTGCCCCGCCCGGCCGGGTTGACCGGCCTCGCCGCCGATTGGGCTTCCGACCAGAGAGCCTTCAAAAATGTCTCCTGGGGAAAGGCCATGATGTGGATCTTTCTGCTGAGCGACACCTTCATCTTCGGCTGCTTCCTGGTCGCTTACATGTCGGCACGCATGTCGACCGCCGTTCCCTGGCCGAATCCGAGCGAGGTCTTTGCCCTGGAAATCGGCGGCGTCCATGTGCCGCTGATCCTGATCGCCATTATGACTTTCGTGCTGATTTCGAGCAGCGGCACCATGGCGATGGCGGTCAATTTCGGCTATCGTCGCGACCGGCGCAAGACCGCCGCGCTGATGCTCCTGACCGCCCTTTTCGGTGCCACCTTCGTCGGCATGCAGGCCTTCGAATGGTCGAAGCTGATCGCCGAAGGCGTGCGGCCCTGGGGCAATCCGTGGGGAGCGCCGCAGTTCGGCTCCACCTTCTTCATGATCACGGGCTTTCACGGCACCCATGTGTCGATCGGCGTCATCTTCCTGCTGATTATCGCCCGCAAAGTCTGGCGCGGCGACTTCGACACGGAAAGACGAGGCTTCTTCACCAGCCGCAAGGGTCATTACGAGATCGTCGAAATAACCGGACTCTACTGGCACTTCGTCGATCTGGTCTGGGTTTTCATTTTCGCCTTCTTTTATTTGTGGTGA
- a CDS encoding cytochrome C oxidase subunit IV family protein, translating into MATAAAHAEQQQHPIALYLVVWGLLFVLSAFSYLVDYLGLEGYLRWSLILLFMMLKAGLIVAVFMHMAWERLALIYAILLPPALVLVFVALMVSEANYVLLTRLTFFGAAP; encoded by the coding sequence ATGGCGACGGCAGCAGCACATGCGGAACAACAGCAACACCCGATCGCGCTCTATCTTGTGGTCTGGGGACTGCTCTTCGTCCTCAGCGCTTTTTCCTATCTCGTCGACTATCTCGGGCTCGAAGGATATCTTCGCTGGTCTTTGATCCTGCTTTTCATGATGCTCAAGGCCGGCCTCATCGTAGCGGTCTTCATGCATATGGCCTGGGAGCGGCTGGCGCTGATTTACGCCATTTTGTTGCCGCCCGCGCTGGTGCTGGTTTTCGTGGCGCTGATGGTGTCGGAAGCCAATTACGTCCTGTTGACGCGCCTCACCTTCTTCGGCGCCGCGCCGTGA